In Leuconostoc kimchii IMSNU 11154, the DNA window GTATTTATCTAATGGCTAGTGAATTAAAGGATGTGAGTGCATGATCCCGGACTAGTCAAATTGACTGGTCCGGGATTTTTAATTTAAGGAGAAAAACATGATAAATAAAGTAACTTTTTATGATACAACAATGCGTGATGGTGAACAAACAATCGGAGTAAATTTTTCAATTGATGAAAAGATTGAAATCGCAAAAGGATTGGATGATTATGGTGTTGCAGCAATTGAAGCAGGATTTCCTGCAGCTTCTCAGAAAGATTTTGAAGAAGTGAAAAGAATCGCAGAAGTTGTGGATAACGCAAAAATTGTCGGTTTGGCACGAATGGTCAGAAATGATATTAATGCGGTTATTGAGGCAACAAAGGATGCAAAACATCCAATGATTCATGTGTTTATTGCAACTTCGCCGATCCATCGCGAATTTAAATTGCATATGACTAAACAAGAAATATTAGACAAAATTAAATCAGATGTTACTTTCACGAAACAATATATCCAAGATATTGTATTTTCACCTGAAGATGCCACACGAACTGAACCTGAGTTTTTGGTAGCCAGCGTACAAACAGCTATTGATGCTGGTGCGACAATGATTAACATACCAGACACGGTTGGTTATGATACGCCAGAAGAATACGGTGAAGTTTTTGAAAACTTGCGTCAAAATATTGTTGGTTTTGACGCAGTTGGTTGGTCAACACATACACATAATGATTTGGGTATGGCAACGGCCAATGCTTTGGCAGGCATTGCGCATGGTGCGACAGAAATTCAAGGGACAATTAATGGCATTGGTGAACGTGCTGGAAACGTCGACATGATTGAAGTAGCTGCCGCCATACATGTTCGACATGAAAAATTCAATGTTGAAACGGCTATTATGTTGCCTCAATCAAAAGCACTATCAGACATGGTGGCACGCGCAACACGTATGCCTGTTGCCGGCAATAAACCAATTATGGGACGAAACGCGTTTGCACATGAGTCTGGCATTCATCAAGATGGTTATTTAAAAAATCCAGAAACGTATGAAATCTTGAAGCCAGAAATGGTTGGGGTTACGGCATCTTTGCCTCTGGGTAAACTCTCAGGGTCACATGCTGTCATGTCAAAACTAAACCACTTAGGATATGATATAACACGTGATGATATGGCAGTCGTTTTCCCAATTTTTAAGTCAATTGCTGAAGAATCTGATTTGATTACAGATGAGCAATTAAAGCGGATTATGCAAAGTGTTGCAGAAAAAGAAACGGTGGGAAATCAATAATGACTGCAGTTAAAAAAATAGTCGTATTGAAAGGCGATTATATTGGTCCTGAAATTATGACAGCTGGGTTAACAGTATTAGATGCTGCAACCAGAAATGAGCCGTTCTCTTATGAACTAATAGAGGCACCGTTTGGCGGTGACGGGATTGACCGTGCTGGAGACCCACTACCACAATCAACGATTGATGTTTCAAAACAGGCTGATGCGGTGCTACTTAGTGCAATTGGTGGGCCGAAATGAGATAATGCGCCACGCCGCCCAGAGCAAGGGTTACTAGAAATGAGATCAAACCTCAACCTGTTTGCTAACATCAGGCCAACTAGAGTGACAGCAGCGCAAATTGACCGCTCACCACTGAAGCCAGAATATGTTGAAAATACAAATTTTGTCATCGTTCGTGAGTTGACCTCTGGTGCTTATTTTGGAAAGCCGCGCAAACTGGAAGCGCATCAAGCGATTGATACGATGTATTACAGTGAAGAAGAAGTAACTCGTATTATGCACCAAGGTTTTAAAATGGCACAAAAACGGAACAAGCATGTCACCATTGTTGATAAATCAAATGTATTGGCTACATCAAAGTTTTGGCGGCAGATTGCTCATGAAGTTGGCAAAAGTTATCCGGAGGTGACAATCGACGATTACTATGTTGACGCGATGACGATGGCTATTATGTTAAAACCCGCAACATTCGATGTTGTGATTATACCAAACCTGTTTGGAGACATTTTAAGTGATGAAGCAGCTCAAATTACAGGTTCAATCGGGCAAATACCTTCAATGTCTGTTGGTGAAAGTGGTCCCAATTTGTATGAACCAATTCATGGTTCAGCACCTGATATAGCTGGGAAAGGCATAGCTAATCCCATCTCTATGGTGAATACGGTCGCCATGATGTTGACGGAAAGCTTTGATGAAAAAAGAATTGCAGATAAAATTTCTAAAGCAGTAGATTATATTATTGAAAATCATTTTGTGACACCAGACATGGGTGGCACAATGACAACGATTGAAGTGACAGAAAAAATAATTGAATGCATTGAGAATTATGACTTGGAGGCTGTAAAGTGACTCAAACATTATTTGATAAAATCTGGGAAAAACATGTGATTACAGGGAAAATTGGCGAAGCGCAGTTAATTTACGTAGATTTGCACCTCATTCATGAGGTGACTTCGCCACAACCTTTTGACGGATTAAGAAGTACAAATCGACGTGTTAGACGACCAGATTTAACTTTTGCAACTATGGATCATAATGTGCCAACGAAAGATATATTTAATGTGCAAGATCAAATGTCTCGATTGCAGATGGATACACTCGTTAAAAATACAAAAGAATTTGATGTGCCATTGGCATCAATTGGTGATGATAAGCAAGGAATCGTTCATGTCGTGGGACCAGAACGAGGGTTAACACAACCGGCTAAAGTGATTGTCTGTGGTGATTCCCATACAGCAACTCATGGTGCGTTTGGTGCAATCGCCTTTGGCATTGGGACTTCCGAAGTCGAGCACGTACTAGCGACCCAAACAATTTGGCAAGTTAAACCAAAAACGATGGGGATAAAAGTTACTGGAATGCTGCCTAAAAACACATACGCGAAAGACATTATTATGGGCATTATTGCGCAATATGGTGTGTCATTTGGCGTTGGTTACGCCATTGAATTTTACGGTGAAACGATTAAGCAACTCTCAATGGAAGCTCGTATGACCATATGCAATATGTCCATTGAAGCTGGTTCCAAAACAGGTATGGTAAAGCCAGATCAAACAACATTTGATTACATTGAGGGACGTGAGCAAGCACCCAAAGACTTTGCAGCAGCCAAAAAATATTGGTCACAATTCTACACAGATGATGAAAATGACTTTGATGAGACATTGACTTTTGATGTATCAAATTTGAAACCGATGGTGACATGGGGAACAAATCCTGGTATGGCGACACCGGTCGACCAATCTTTACCAGAAATCAAAGATGATAATGATGCAAACGCTTATGAATATATTGGCTTACATCCTAATATGAAGCCGGTTGACATTAAGTTGGATTATATTTTCATCGGGTCATGTACGAATAGCCGTTATGAGGATCTTGAAATTGCCGCAAATATGATGAAAGGACGTCATTTAGCGCCCAACGTCACTGCGTGGATCGTGCCAGGTAGTCGGGCCATTCGAAATCGTGCAATCAAATCGGGCATTGCTCAAATATTTGAAGATGCTGGTTGTGAATGGCGTGAGCCAGGATGTTCGGCGTGTTTGGCAATGAATCCTGACAAAATTC includes these proteins:
- a CDS encoding 2-isopropylmalate synthase, whose translation is MINKVTFYDTTMRDGEQTIGVNFSIDEKIEIAKGLDDYGVAAIEAGFPAASQKDFEEVKRIAEVVDNAKIVGLARMVRNDINAVIEATKDAKHPMIHVFIATSPIHREFKLHMTKQEILDKIKSDVTFTKQYIQDIVFSPEDATRTEPEFLVASVQTAIDAGATMINIPDTVGYDTPEEYGEVFENLRQNIVGFDAVGWSTHTHNDLGMATANALAGIAHGATEIQGTINGIGERAGNVDMIEVAAAIHVRHEKFNVETAIMLPQSKALSDMVARATRMPVAGNKPIMGRNAFAHESGIHQDGYLKNPETYEILKPEMVGVTASLPLGKLSGSHAVMSKLNHLGYDITRDDMAVVFPIFKSIAEESDLITDEQLKRIMQSVAEKETVGNQ
- the leuC gene encoding 3-isopropylmalate dehydratase large subunit; its protein translation is MTQTLFDKIWEKHVITGKIGEAQLIYVDLHLIHEVTSPQPFDGLRSTNRRVRRPDLTFATMDHNVPTKDIFNVQDQMSRLQMDTLVKNTKEFDVPLASIGDDKQGIVHVVGPERGLTQPAKVIVCGDSHTATHGAFGAIAFGIGTSEVEHVLATQTIWQVKPKTMGIKVTGMLPKNTYAKDIIMGIIAQYGVSFGVGYAIEFYGETIKQLSMEARMTICNMSIEAGSKTGMVKPDQTTFDYIEGREQAPKDFAAAKKYWSQFYTDDENDFDETLTFDVSNLKPMVTWGTNPGMATPVDQSLPEIKDDNDANAYEYIGLHPNMKPVDIKLDYIFIGSCTNSRYEDLEIAANMMKGRHLAPNVTAWIVPGSRAIRNRAIKSGIAQIFEDAGCEWREPGCSACLAMNPDKIPAGKHVASTSNRNFIGRQGAGSRTHLASPAMVAAAGIAGHFVDITTDEFV